Proteins co-encoded in one Pogona vitticeps strain Pit_001003342236 chromosome 9, PviZW2.1, whole genome shotgun sequence genomic window:
- the LOC144584334 gene encoding uncharacterized protein LOC144584334, translating to MKTLLGFLCLSMLLATAFSVECEKCPLAETCTPTKENCPKLDGCFTLQLESQSKQLITKDCMPKNECEELKGNVGKVIPKKYGNYPDGAIVRKVECSKAYGSPASLLLTLAGLLLMKLLF from the exons ATGAAGACTCTTCTCGGATTCCTCTGCCTCTCTATGCTCCTGGCTACAG CTTTCTCCGTTGAGTGTGAGAAGTGCCCTCTTGCTGAAACCTGTACTCCCACTAAAGAAAACTGCCCTAAACTGGACGGTTGTTTCACTTTGCAGTTGGAAAGCCAATCTA AACAACTCATCACAAAGGACTGCATGCCAAAGAACGAATGTGAAGAGTTGAAAGGAAATGTGGGGAAGGTGATACCAAAGAAATACGGGAACTATCCCGATGGAGCCATTGTTCGAAAAGTAGAGTGCAGCAAAGCCTACGGCTCACCTGCCTCTCTCTTGCTGACGCTGGCTGGGCTTCTGCTGATGAAGCTTCTCTTCTAA
- the LOC110070641 gene encoding phospholipase A2 inhibitor NAI, translated as MQTILGSFLFLVILRTGTSLECEVCNGMGNSCTGPMMTCEPGQDTCAIILTENSLAGERIQTVVKQCYYSNACNSLTTDMNLGQGRYVRTIVSCCEGDACRTTSPQISSAMQPNGKQCPACYSLSASGCDTVTADCAGEENYCLDMVQKVTYGKFVVNVIMKGCVTENVCAAKEGQTSSAGIDTNIMKVSCTPAPVAA; from the exons ATGCAGACTATCTTGGGATCCTTCCTGTTCCTCGTGATTCTAAGAACAG GCACTTCTCTGGAATGTGAAGTTTGTAATGGCATGGGCAACAGCTGTACTGGCCCCATGATGACCTGTGAACCCGGTCAAGACACCTGTGCCATCATATTGACTGAAAACTCCTTAG CCGGAGAAAGAATTCAGACGGTGGTGAAGCAGTGCTATTATTCCAATGCGTGTAACTCACTCACTACGGACATGAACTTGGGACAGGGCAGATATGTTCGGACAATCGTCTCCTGTTGTGAGGGGGATGCCTGTAGAACCACTTCTCCTCAAA tttcatCAGCAATGCAACCTAACGGAAAGCAATGCCCAGCCTGCTATTCCCTCTCGGCGTCTGGATGTGATACAGTAACAGCGGATTGTGCTGGAGAAGAGAATTACTGCCTTGATATGGTGCAGAAAGTAACATATG GAAAGTTTGTTGTAAATGTCATCATGAAGGGCTGCGTTACTGAAAATGTGTGTGCTGCGAAAGAAGGTCAGACAAGTTCTGCAGGAATCGATACCAACATTATGAAGGTTTCATGCACCCCAGCTCCTGTTGCAGCTTGA
- the LOC110089621 gene encoding phospholipase A2 inhibitor and Ly6/PLAUR domain-containing protein has translation MQTLLGLSLCFVLVTTGATLECEVCAGVGTTCTGTMQTCEAGEDTCVIVVSESSVMGIQTKSVIKSCESSSICQHGPQYMHFGHGQDMRTSLACCVGDACRTATPQLPPIISKPNGKQCPACFNVFSGNCNPNKTVDCVGPETECLDLEATVTYGKIVAAVMQKGCVTKGACNDTKVNEVKLAGIRTNVKKLECKPASDIA, from the exons GGGCGACCTTGGAGTGTGAAGTCTGTGCAGGTGTGGGCACTACCTGTACTGGCACCATGCAGACTTGCGAGGCTGGCGAGGATACCTGTGTCATCGTTGTATCCGAAAGTTCAGTGA tggGAATACAAACAAAGAGTGTGATTAAATCCTGTGAATCATCCAGCATCTGTCAACACGGGCCACAATACATGCATTTCGGCCATGGACAGGATATGAGGACAAGCTTGGCTTGTTGTGTGGGAGATGCTTGCAGAACTGCAACTCCACAAT TGCCTCCAATCATCTCTAAACCCAACGGGAAACAATGCCCAGCCTGTTTCAATGTGTTTTCTGGAAACTGCAACCCAAATAAGACGGTAGATTGTGTTGGCCCAGAGACCGAGTGTCTTGATTTGGAAGCAACAGTTACTTATG GAAAGATTGTGGCCGCTGTTATGCAGAAGGGCTGTGTCACTAAAGGGGCATGCAATGATACCAAAGTAAATGAAGTCAAGTTGGCAGGAATTCGCACCAATGTTAAAAAGCTGGAATGCAAACCAGCCTCCGACATTGCCTAA